AGCTCCCCGGCGGGCAAGCGGCGCAGACACTCGCCGCGCAGTAGCGGCCCGCCGAACCACAGGCGCTCGGCGTCGTGGCGGCGCAGCGCTGCGGTGGGCCGTCGATGGGTACCCCACCGTCAGTGCCGAGCCCCGCGGGGTCGGGACGGCCGACGATGCAACCACCCGCGAGAAGGAGCGCGCACCACCCGAGACGACCCCCGAGACGACCCCCGAGACGACCCCCGAGACGACCCCCGGAAGGCGTCTTCCGCCGCGGCCAGGGGCGGCGCCCAGCTCGCCGCGGCGAGGCAGCCCCGATCCCCCGCCGCAGCCGGCGAAGCACGCCTTGGGCCGGAGGCTGGCTCGGTGGCATCACGGCCCTGCCCTGGTCAGCGCCGCGTGATGAAGAATTCGACGCGCCGGTTGGCAGCGCGGCCCGCGTGGGTGCGGTTGGCGGCGATCGGCCGGTCCTCGCCGTGGCCGATCGCCTCCATCCGCTCTGCGCTCACGCCCTGACCCATCAGGTAGGCGCGCACGGCGTTCGCGCGGCCATCCGAGAGCCCTCGGTTGTAGTCGGCCGCGCCGCGACTATCCGTATGCCCCTCGATCCGCACCCAGAGGCGAGAGTGATCGCGCAGCACCTGCGCCACCTCGTTGAGCAGCGGAAAGGAGATCGGCAAGATGCGAGTCTTGGCGGTAGCGAAGTGGATCTTCTGCTTCAGCTCGAGCTTGGTCTGCGTGACGACGACGAGGCGGTAGCGATCCGGACAGCCATCCTCGTCCTCTTCGCCGTCGTAGTCCTCCGCCTGGTCCGGGCAGCGGTCGACGAGATCTGGGAGGTTGTCCTTGTCGTTGTCCTCGTCCGGACAGCCATCCTCGTCCTCGAAGCCGTCGTGGTCCTCGGGTCGGACGGGGCAGCTATCGAGCGCATCGGGCACGCCGTCGTTGTCGTTGTCGAGGTCGGGGCAACCGTCATCGTCGACGAAGGCGTCGATGTCCTCCGGATGATTGGGGCAGAGGTCCTTGACGTCGGGGATGCCATCGCCGTCGTTATCAGCTTCGGGGCAGCCATCCGTGTCGCGGAAGCCATCCTTATCCTCGGGAACCCGCGGACACTGATCGTCACGGTCGAAGATGCCATCGCCGTCGGTGTCGGGCGGTCGGCTGCATTGGTCCGGCGGCGAGTTGTCGAAGGCCAGCTTGGCGTTCTCGCGCGCTACCGCCAGGTGGTCCTGGGCCGGCACGAAGTTGCCGAGATCCATCTCGTCGCGGGTCCGCGCGAGGTTGACCTCCGCCAGCGCCAGGTAGCGTGCCGAGCACTTATAGGCCCCATTGCGCCGCGCGCGGCGAATCAGCTCCTGGACCTGATCGGCCTCGGGGCGTAGCTGCTGACCGACGCAAGCAGAGCCGGCGACGGCCAGCGCACACACGATCAAGACGCCAACGGGACGTTGCACGATCGGCTTCCTTCAGCGAGCGGGAGACGTGTCGGATGCGGGCGCGGCCTTGCGCTCGCGCTCGCCCTGCCGACGCGCCGCCACCTCGCGCCGATCACGGGCCACCTGTGCGGCGCGGCGCCGGCCTTCGCGCGCCAGGCGCGCCGAGCGCTTGCCGTAATCAATTGCGAGCTCGAAATCGGCCCGCGCCCCGAACTCGCGGGCCATCCGCAGGTACTCCCACGCCGCGTGGTACTCGTAGGGCGCCAGCTCGCGAGCCCCCGCGTCCTCGGCGTCTTGCACCAGGTCGCGCGCGTCGACGGTTACGGTTTGCAAGTAGCCAATCGGCCCGCAGCCCGCCAGTGAGACGAAAAACAGTGAGACGAAACCCAGCGCGGCGCGGGTCCGCGCGAATCGTCCTGCCAACCGGTCGCCGGCCGACAACCACCTGCCAGGAGCCGAGCCCCCAGGGGCCGACCGTCGCAGCGCGGGGCACGCCCGCTGGGCCACGTCGACCGGCGCGCTGTGCCCGCTCCCCTGGCCTGTATGGGCGAGGGAGCCGCAGCGACCCAACCTTCTACGCTGAGGTGAAGGCGGCGAAATTACGCCGCTGAGGAGCCATCGCATCGTCGGGGACGCTAGCAACCACGCCTACCGGCGTCAAGAACTGCTGCGGCGCGCGCGCGCCGGCGCTGGAGCCCTCGGGGGGACGCCGCCGCGCAAGTGCCCCGGGGACGCGGTCGCGTCCGCCGCAGGTCCGCCGAAGCTCCGCCAAAGGTGGTCGTCGCGGGGGCGCTCGCGGACCAGCGTCAGCCGCTCAGAACTACCTGCGAATCCGGCCGATCTTGGCTTGCGGCCCCCGATCGGATGCGTTAAGAACGGCCCGGCTGGAAACGATCGCGACTCGTCTCGCCGCAGCATGCCGTCAGCCGCCGTGCGCGAATCCGCGCCGTGGCACGGAGGCGCAGTGCTCGCGACCTCAGACTTCGGAGGACCCTTTGAAAAGGCTCGTCGCTTATTTGCTCGAAAACCTGATCCTCGACTTCCAGGGCGACCTGACGCTCGACATGGTTCGCGACTACCTGCGCGACGACAACAGCCCGGAGGCTCGGGCCGTGCTTTCGAAGCTCGTCGAGGAGCGGGGCGTCTCGGAGATGATGATCGTGCTGGCCGACTGCCTGCAGGAGTACCTGGCGACCGGGATCACCGGCGACGTTGTGGTCAATCAGATCCGCACCTACGCCGAGTCCTAGCCGCGCCGCGTCGGCTCCACGCCGCCCCATGGCGCCTTCGGCTCGCGCTGCTGGCCGCCACCTGCGGCGCCGCCTGCACCCGCGACGGCGGGGCCCCCTACGGTTTCGTTGAAGAAGCCCTGCGCTTCGAGCGCAGCGTTCCTGTCGCGGGCGCCAACGACGTGGCCATCGACGGCCCCATCGACCTGTACTTCTCGTCGCCCGATCGCCGCGGAGGCCCTGCGCGAGCGCAGCGTCGGCCTGAGCAGTGGCCTGGTCTACAGCAGCGTCAGGTTGGTCGTCGACTTGCTGGAGCGGCGGCTGCGCGCGCTGCCGGATGTGGTGCTGCGCCCCCACCTCGACTACCGGCTGACCGTGGGCACCGATCTGCGTGCCCTCGACGGGCGCCAGCTCGCCGCGCCCGTGACCTTTACCTTCACCACCGGCAGCAGGCGCGAGCCGCGCGCGCCGGCGAAGCCCGCAGGCGGACTGGCCGAGCTGCAGCCGCTCTGGTCGGCGCGCTGCGTCGACAGCTGCCACAGCGCGTCCGTCGCGCGCGCTAGACTCGACCTTTCGTCGGCGGCAGCGGCCCTCCGTGACCTGCGCAACGTCGCCAGCGACCAGAGCGACCTGCTGCGGGTGGCGCCAGGCGACCACGCGCGCAGCTATTTGCTGCGCAAGCTGCTGCTGGGCGCGCCGATTCGCGGCTTGCCGATGCCGCCCACAGGCCCTCCGTTGACCGACGAAGAGCTCCACGCGGTCGCCGCCTGGATCGACGGCGGGGCGCAGCCTTGACCTCTGGGACGGCTCGCGCCAACGTGTTCGGCGCGCTCGCGGTCGAAGCGTGATCCTCCGGCTCGGCGATGGGGCCGCGGCGCGCGCTGAGGAGCAGCGATGAAGATAGCCAAGGGTTTGAGGGTGACGCTCGAGTATCAGCTCGCCCGCGCGGACAGCCAGGAGATCATCGAGAGCTCGGCAGAGACCGGGCCGCTCGAATACGTGCACGGCGACGGCAGAATGCTGCCCGCGCTCGAGCGACGCATCGAGGGCCTCGTCGTCGGCGATGAGCGCAAGGGCGTCATTGCAGCGGCCGAGGCCTATGGCGCTGGCTCCTCGCTGCCGACGACGGCGCTCTCGCGCAGACACTTCCCGCCGGGCGCCACGCCGCAGGTTGGAGAACGCTTCGAGGCCAAGGACCCGCAGGGTCGGCCGGTGGCCTTCGTCGTGCTGGGCGTGGACGGGGAGCGCATCCAGGTGCGCTTTCTCCACCCGCTCGCCGAGCAGGACCTCTCCTACGCCTTGAAGATCCTGAAGATCGTCGACCCCAAGGTGCCGCCGCCACCGCCGCCGGGCTGAGGCGAGTTCCGGCGCGACAGTCGCGCCTCTCGCCCGCCTCTGGGCCTCCTCTGCTCAACGCCTCGTCGGCGTAGCTGGGTCGACGAGGGCCTCGTAGCGCCCACCGGGCGCCAGGCTGACCCAGCCCTCGAGCTCGAGGCGCAGGAGCGCCATCGCTGCCCGCGCCGGCCCGATACCGGCGCGGTTCACCCAGTGGTCGAAGGGCGCCGCGATCGCCTCCTCCCGCAGCAGGGCGAGCAAACACCGCTGGTCGTCGTCGAGCAGCACCTCGGAGCGCACCACCGGTGAGGCCAGCGCTCCGGCCAGCAGAGCGGAGACCTGCGCCGCCGTCTCCACCGCCACTGCGCCCCGCGCGATCAGCGCCCCGGTGCCCGGTGAGCCAGGCACGGCCGCCACGGAAACCCCGAGTTTTCGCGCCCAGGACGCAGTCTGAAGCGCGCCCGACGAGAGACCGGCCTCGACCACCACGACCACACGAGCCAGCACCGCGATCAGGGCATTGCGTTGGGGGAAGTGGCTGCGCCGCGGCGGCGTGCCCGCCGGGAAGGGACTCAAGAGCAGACCACCACCCTCGATGCAGCGCCGAAAGAGCGATCGATTGCGCTCGGGATAGGGGCAATCGATGCCATTGCCCAGCACCACGACGGTTCCCGCTCCCCCGCGCAAGCAGCCCTCATGCGCGGCCGCGTCGACGCCGATCGCCCCGCCCGAGACGACCGATACGCCACCAGCCGCCAAGTCCTCCGCCAACCGTGCCGCGGCGTCGACGCCCGCGCGCCGCGCCGCGCGCGCACCCACGATGGCGACGAGCTCACGCTCGAGCAGCGACGTGGCGCCACAGCTGAAGAGCGCCTCGGGGGGGCGCGGCAGGCGTGCTATGGCGGCCGGGTAGTGCGGATGGGAGCGGAGCAGGACAGCGGCGAGGAAGCGCACGCGACCTTATCGGCGCCACGCCCTCGGGCGTTGCGCCGAAGGTCCGCCGCAGGAGCAGGGCACCATCGCTTCGACCGCTGACCCGCGAGAGGAAGTCGCGGGGGCGTTGGCGGGCGTGAGCCCCACGGGACTTTGAAGCGCGGCCGCTACCCGCGCGCCCAGCCGCCTGCGGTCGCCCTCAGTAGCCGCGGCGGAGGCGCACGAGATCGCCTTCGCGCAGCTCACGCGTGGCACGCGTGACGATCCCAATCGAGGTCTCGTCGCGCGCCTCGATCACGGAGATCTCGGCCACGGTCTCCTCGGGGAAGACCTCGGTGTCGCGCTCGAAGTCCTGATACATGTTTCGTTGACCGTCGCCACGCCGCTGCACGAGGAAGCGGTTGCCCGGCTCCACATGCGCCTGTCGCCCGCGGTTGAGGAAGACCAGCTCGTCGGGCCCGATCATGGTCTTGGGCAGGAGATGGCCGACAATGCGACCCTCGAGGTTCTCCCGCGCCGGACGCGGCTCGAGCCGACGGAAGGTGCGGCGCAGCGGACCGACGAGCGCCCCGCGCTCGATGTTGGCGAGTACGTCGACGATCTCTGCTGTGGCGACGCCCGTCTTGGAGAGGCGCTTGACGCGCGCCTCGCCCAAGACCTCGACGACGTAGCCGACGATCCGGCCGCCATCGCGAAGCTCGCGCCGCCGCTCGAAGATCGTATAGGCGGTACCAGGCTTGGGGCGAAACCCCTCGCCACCCGTCAAGTAGACCTCATCGTGCAGCGTGAGCATCGCCCGCTCCACCGCCGTCCCGGCGATGGTACCAGCGGCGGCGAGTTGCACGGGATCGACGAAGGCGCGCTGGCGCACCAACTCGCTGCCGCCGCCGCGCCAGGCTCCGGCGGAACGGCGCACCGGCGTCGCCGTATCGTCGCCAACGCCACCCGCGGGCGCCAACCCGGGGCCAGCCTGGCCCCTCGCTCCCGGGGCCCGACCCTCGCCGAGCGCCACGCGCACCTGGTCTCCGGGATAGATCCAATGCGGATTGGTGATCGCCTTGTTCCGCGCCCAGAGCTGCGGCCAGGCGCTCGCGTCGCCCAGGTACTGCTCGCTGATGGAGGAAAGGCTTTCGCCGGCGCGCACGGTGTGGGTCTCGGGCAAGGCGCCGCTCGCCCGCGCGCGGTCAATCGCACCGCCGTAGAGCGCCGGATTCGTATCACCGATGATCATGTCGCCGCCCGAGTAGCCGCCTGGCGACGCCTCGGCGCCCTCCCCCTCGCCCGCGCTCCCATCGCCCCTGCCCGCGCCGCCTGCAGCGGCCTCACCCGTCCCG
This genomic stretch from Pseudomonadota bacterium harbors:
- a CDS encoding OmpA family protein, whose product is MIVCALAVAGSACVGQQLRPEADQVQELIRRARRNGAYKCSARYLALAEVNLARTRDEMDLGNFVPAQDHLAVARENAKLAFDNSPPDQCSRPPDTDGDGIFDRDDQCPRVPEDKDGFRDTDGCPEADNDGDGIPDVKDLCPNHPEDIDAFVDDDGCPDLDNDNDGVPDALDSCPVRPEDHDGFEDEDGCPDEDNDKDNLPDLVDRCPDQAEDYDGEEDEDGCPDRYRLVVVTQTKLELKQKIHFATAKTRILPISFPLLNEVAQVLRDHSRLWVRIEGHTDSRGAADYNRGLSDGRANAVRAYLMGQGVSAERMEAIGHGEDRPIAANRTHAGRAANRRVEFFITRR
- a CDS encoding DUF4398 domain-containing protein — protein: MSAGDRLAGRFARTRAALGFVSLFFVSLAGCGPIGYLQTVTVDARDLVQDAEDAGARELAPYEYHAAWEYLRMAREFGARADFELAIDYGKRSARLAREGRRRAAQVARDRREVAARRQGERERKAAPASDTSPAR
- a CDS encoding FKBP-type peptidyl-prolyl cis-trans isomerase — its product is MKIAKGLRVTLEYQLARADSQEIIESSAETGPLEYVHGDGRMLPALERRIEGLVVGDERKGVIAAAEAYGAGSSLPTTALSRRHFPPGATPQVGERFEAKDPQGRPVAFVVLGVDGERIQVRFLHPLAEQDLSYALKILKIVDPKVPPPPPPG
- a CDS encoding DNA-protecting protein DprA; this translates as MRFLAAVLLRSHPHYPAAIARLPRPPEALFSCGATSLLERELVAIVGARAARRAGVDAAARLAEDLAAGGVSVVSGGAIGVDAAAHEGCLRGGAGTVVVLGNGIDCPYPERNRSLFRRCIEGGGLLLSPFPAGTPPRRSHFPQRNALIAVLARVVVVVEAGLSSGALQTASWARKLGVSVAAVPGSPGTGALIARGAVAVETAAQVSALLAGALASPVVRSEVLLDDDQRCLLALLREEAIAAPFDHWVNRAGIGPARAAMALLRLELEGWVSLAPGGRYEALVDPATPTRR
- a CDS encoding LysM peptidoglycan-binding domain-containing protein, which produces MSSALALSWPAAQVFAQQAGAGDGEAISEPALPDNPQSPLDFQGAATPPSGTGEAAAGGAGRGDGSAGEGEGAEASPGGYSGGDMIIGDTNPALYGGAIDRARASGALPETHTVRAGESLSSISEQYLGDASAWPQLWARNKAITNPHWIYPGDQVRVALGEGRAPGARGQAGPGLAPAGGVGDDTATPVRRSAGAWRGGGSELVRQRAFVDPVQLAAAGTIAGTAVERAMLTLHDEVYLTGGEGFRPKPGTAYTIFERRRELRDGGRIVGYVVEVLGEARVKRLSKTGVATAEIVDVLANIERGALVGPLRRTFRRLEPRPARENLEGRIVGHLLPKTMIGPDELVFLNRGRQAHVEPGNRFLVQRRGDGQRNMYQDFERDTEVFPEETVAEISVIEARDETSIGIVTRATRELREGDLVRLRRGY